The Falco cherrug isolate bFalChe1 chromosome 6, bFalChe1.pri, whole genome shotgun sequence genome window below encodes:
- the PHACTR2 gene encoding phosphatase and actin regulator 2 isoform X4, whose amino-acid sequence MYVAYVCVSWLLFTFLSLESTADHCLEILASHAPPPPKPKPKTKKAPLPPKNAIAASTTTSHKSNEAPHAKKKGKAPAKQPPLPPPKPTSHSANREAAGSSHAKKPPVSKSSSSPSPSSTSSHPKASKETSNKSGTSGTPRGKKKPGKQSAPRTAPDGAASSPSGATANRLEAKAEKPEPEQPSIVISKTEDGDQLSKLIVPPPPTAAPPPPPLPPPFPAAAGQPAVSSDAQDVSDGCMAGPAVPGSDTKLLLQTERGTDEGLSSMALDSSADASGEDTKSLAAKEDQEAEAPDQAHSELVEEASDAAAPPESESSRESHSSDSDSDGPILYTDDDDDDDDDNASAESSLASKIRRRDTLAIKLGNRPSKKELEDKNILQRTSEEERQEIRHQIGTKLVRRLSQRPTTEELEQRNILKQKNEEEEQEAKREIKRRLSRKLSLRPTVAELQARRILRFNEYVEVTDSPDYDRRADKPWARLTPADKAAIRKELNEFKSTEMEVHEESRQFTRFHRP is encoded by the exons ATGTATGTAGCATATGTCTGTGTCAGTTGGCTTCTGTTCACTTTCTTATCCTTAGAGAGCACAGCTGATCACTGCCTAGAAATACTGGCATCCCAtgctccaccaccacccaagCCTAAGCCTAAAACTAAAAAAGCTCCGCTACCACCAAAAAATGCTATTGCTgcttccaccaccaccagccaTAAGAGTAACGAAGCACCTCATgctaaaaaaaagggaaaggctcCTGCTAAGCAGcctcctctcccaccacccAAGCCAACAAGTCACAGTGCAAATCGAGAGGCTG cGGGTTCCTCtcatgcaaaaaaaccaccagtcTCGAAGTCCTCTTCATCACCATCTCCTTCGTCCACATCATCTCATCCCAAAGCCTCTAAGGAGACTTCCAACAAATCTGGCACATCAGGGACTCCCAGGGGCAAGAAAAAACCTGGGAAACAGTCAGCCCCACGAACAGCGCCAGATGGGGCTGCTTCTTCCCCCTCAGGTGCCACAGCCAACAGGTtggaagcaaaggcagaaaaacctGAGCCTGAGCAACCTTCCATAGTAATTTCCAAAACAGAGGATGGAGACCAACTGAGCAAGCTCATTGTCCCCCCTCCTCCCACTGCTGCCCCTCCTCCGCCTCCACTTccacctcctttccctgctgcagctggtcaGCCCGCTGTCTCCTCGGATGCCCAAGATGTGTCAGATGGCTGCATGGCAGGGCCAGCTGTCCCCGGATCGGATACTAAACTTCTTCTCCAGACTGAGCGTGGCACAGACGAGGGCCTGAGCAGTATGGCCCTAGACAGCAGTGCAGATGCTAGTGGAGAAGACACAAAAAG CTTGGCTGCCAAAGAAGACCAAGAAGCAGAGGCACCTGACCAGGCACACTctgagctggtggaggaggctTCTGATGCTGCGGCTCCTCCTGAGAGTGAAAGTAGCAGAGAGAGCCACAGCAGTGACTCGGACTCTGATGGGCCAATACTGTACACAGATGACGATGATGATGACGATGACGATAATGCAAGTGCTGAAA GCTCTTTGGCAAGTAAAATTCGTCGTAGGGATACTCTTGCTATCAAACTTGGCAACAGACCATCTAAGAAAGAATTAGAAGACAAAAACATCTTGCAGCGTACATCTGAAGAGGAGAGGCAGGAAATCAGACATCAGATTGGAACAAAGCTAGTGAG GAGACTTAGCCAGAGGCCTACGACTGAAGAGCTAGAGCAAAGAAATATCCTGAAGC agaagaatgaAGAAGAGGAACAGGAAgccaaaagagaaattaaacGTAGACTCAGTAGAAAG CTCAGCCTGAGGCCTACAGTGGCTGAACTTCAAGCAAGAAGAATCCTTCGATTTAATGAGTATGTGGAGGTCACGGATTCTCCAGATTATGACCGTCGTGCTGACAAGCCTTGGGCCAGGTTAACTCCCGCAGACAAG GCAGCAATACGGAAAGAGCTGAATgaatttaaaagcacagaaatggaaGTACATGAGGAAAGTCGGCAATTTACCAG GTTTCATCGTCCCTAA